The Pectobacterium wasabiae CFBP 3304 DNA segment GGCAGCGTCATTGGCATCGCGCTGGGTGCGCCCGTCGCCGTCTGGCTCCCAGACAGTGTGGCAAAAATCGCGCTGGCCAGTTTCATTCTGTGGTCGGTTTTCCGTAAACGTACTACGCCAAAACCGGTTAACCGATTGTTCTTCATTCTGGGTGGTGCACTCACCAGCCTTGGCACCATGGTCGTCGGTGCAACAGGCCCAATGGTCGCTGGGTTGATCAGTTCGCAAGGGGTAACTAAAAAGCCGCTGATCGCCACGCATGCGCTCTGCATGGTGTTACAACACGGCCTAAAGATATTGGCATTCGGAATGATGGGATTTGCCTATCACGACTGGCTGCCGATGCTGGCTGCAATGATTGTCAGCGGTGTATTGGGCACCTGGTTAGGTACACGACTGCTGGATAATTTGCCCGAAAAACTCTTCCGCACCACCTTTCGCCTCACCATGCTGCTCCTCAGCGCGCAGCTCATGTGGCAAGGCGTACAAGGACTGATCGCTCGTTAACCTCCCCTCTGTGCCTTGCTTATCGCGCAAGGCACCGCTCTCTTTTCTCCTTCGCATCATCCCCAAAATAGCTATATCCATTATTCAGCTTTAGATAGAGAAATATGCTATTTGCCATTTGCAAGCAACATTGAGAACATTTGTATACAAAAGAACGCATCACAATAAAAACAATTAATTACAACAAATTAGCCCTTGGGTAATTCGAGTTGCAGGCAGCTTGAAATCTGACGGGCACAAAACAACACCGACCATTCTGAGGATACTTATGCTGCGAAAACTACTCTCATTGACGACCGCCACTGCGCTAACTTTAGGGGGGCTTCTGCTGCCTGTTGCTCACGCCAATGCCGCTGATGCAGGAAACGGCGAGACGCTCAAAAAGATCAAAGCACGCGGTGAGCTGGTTTGCGGCGTACACCCCGCGCGCCACGGTTTTTCCGCGATTGATAGCAAAGGACAGTGGACCGGACTGGACGTCGATTATTGCCGCGCGTTAGCCGCCGCTATTTTTGGCGATGCCAGCAAAGTACGTTTTGCCGCCCTTTCCACCGCGCAGCGTTTCCCGGCAATTCAGTCGGGTGAAGTGGACGTGCTATCACGCAATATCACCGCCGATTTATCTCGCGACACCTCGCTTGGGTTGAACTTCGCCCCGCCGACGTTCTATACCGGAACCGGCTTCATGGTGCGCACCAGTGCCAATGTGAAAAAGGTAGAAGATCTGGACGGCGCGACCGTCTGCATCACGCCGGGTAGCAGCACCGAACGCAACGTCGCGCAGATTTTTGCGTCACGCAACCTGCATTACACCCCGGTGGTTATTGAGAACAATAAAGAGTACGTCGCGGCCTATCTGTCTGGGCGTTGCGACGTCATCGCTCGCGATAAAGTCGCCCTGCCCGGCGTGCGTACCTTTGATGCGGAAAAACCGTCAGACCACGTGATTCTACCGGGGATTTACTCAAAAGAGCCGCTGGCAATGGCGGTTCGTCAGGGCGATGACCAGTGGTACGACATCGTCAAATGGGTGGTTTACGCCACGTTCAACGCGGAAGAGATGGAAATCGGCCAACAGAACGTAGACAGCAAACTCAAATCGACAGACCCGGATGTACAGGCACTACTTGGGACCACCGGAGACTATGGACAAAAGCTGGGGCTGAATAACCAGTGGGCTTACAACCTGATTAAGCAGGTGGGAAATTACGGCGATATTTATAACCGTCATTTCGGGCCAGACACCCCGGCACCGCTAGAGCGCGATCTGAATAACCTCTGGACGAAAGGCGGTCTGCTCTACGGCCTGCCCATTCGTTAATTCACCACACTGTTGGCATCAGCTCGGAAAGATTCGGGCTGATGCCATACCGCCATATTCAGACACTACCGTCATTGGGTGTGTTGAGAATCGGCAATGACCAGAAGAAAAGACCGCCGGTAATGAAATCACCAGACAAGACGCTACTGCCAGCCTCAGCCACACCGTGGTCGGGAATGCCATCTCACTCGCGCCACCTGTTGAACGCTTTTGACAGTAAATCCCTACGCGCCTGGATTTATCAGTGCCTGCTCGGCCTCCTGATTGTCGCTTTCAGCTACTGGCTGTACGCCAACGTAGTCGAAAATCTACGCTCACAAAATATCGCGACAGGATTTGGCTTCCTCGACCACATCGCACAGTTTGAAATTGGTGAAAAACTCATCGCGTTTACCCCACGCGATAGCTATCTGCGTGCGCTTGGCGTCGGTTTATTGAATACCCTGTACGTCACGCTATGCGGCATCGCGCTTGCGACACTGCTGGGTTTCTCCGTCGGCATCGCCCGCGTCTCCCGCAACTGGTTGCTGGCGCGGCTCGCCGGGGGATACATCGAGATGATGCGCAATATTCCGGTGATCTTGCAGGTGATTTTCTGGTCGGTAGTTATCCGTAACCTTCCCTCACCACGCGATGCTATCGAGCTTGGCAGCCTGGGCTTTCTGACCAATCGCGGGCTGTCTTTTGCCGTCCCCGCCGCGCATCACGGCTGGCTGTTGGCCGGAACCGCCCTACTCGCCGCCGCCCTGATTAGCCTGATCCTGAAGCGCGTGGCACGCTACGTTCGGGAAAGCCGAGGACGCTCTCTGCCGACAGGCCGCCTGACACTCGTCGCGTTTATCGGGCTACCGCTACTGGTCTGGTGGCTTTCCGGCGCACCAGCAGAACTTGATCGTCCAATCCTGCGCAGTTTTAACTTCCGTGGCGGCTTTACCGTCAGCCCTGAATTCACTGCGCTGCTGCTCGGCATTGCGCTCTATTCCTCTGCGTTTATTGCGGAAATCGTGCGGGCGGGGATTCAGTCTATCCCCAAAGGGCAGTTGGAAGCGGCACGTGCGCTGTCCTTTTCCCCCTGGCACATGATGCGCCACATCATCATTCCACAGGCCATGCGCGTCATCGTTCCACCGTTGACCAGCCAGTATGTCAGCCTGTCAAAAAACAGCTCGATCGCGGTCGTGGTCGGTTACCCAGAGCTGGCGAACATCAGTAACACGTTGATGAACCAAACCGGTCAGGCGCTCGAAGTCATTGCCATCATGATGGTGGTTTACCTGACGGTCAGCATCGTGACATCGCTGCTGATGAACCTGTTTAACCGCGCCGTCGCCATCAAAGAACGCTGAGGAACACTGAATGTTATTTCCGGTACTGTCACTCTCCGCCGTTCCCAGCCGCCTACGCACGCCACTGCTGTGGCTGCGCCGCCACCTGTTCAGCAGCGGGCCGCAAACTGTACTCACGCTGCTACTGATGGTGCTGATGTGGAACATCGGTAATAAACTGCTGCACTGGGGCATTCTCGATGCCGTGTGGTACACCACCGACCCAGACGTCTGCCGAGTAGCCGCCGGTGCCTGCTGGGCGGTAATCGTAGAAAAACATCGTCCCATCCTGTTTGGCCTTTATCCTTACGATGAACACTGGCGTCTGGTGCTGGCGATGGGGATCTGGTTTCTGGCTCTCGGTCTGTCGCTGATGCCCCGTTTCTGGTATTCGCGCATCCTCTTACCACTGTGGATTGCCGCGGTAATTGGCATCGCTATCCTGATGTTCGGCGGTTTATTTGGCTTATCTTACGTGCCTTCCAGCGAATGGGGCGGTCTACCGCTGACAATTCTGCTGTTTAGCGGCACCGTCGTCATCGGTATGCCCGTTTCGGTCTTGCTGGCGCTGGGGCGGCGATCGCCACTGCCTTTTCTACGCGGCCTGTCAGTTGTTTTTATCGAAGGCCTGCGCGGCGTGCCGCTCATCACGATCCTGTTCGTTGCCGTTAATGTCTTCCCGCTGTTCCTGCCCGCAGGCATGGAAATCAACAAGCTGCTGCGCATCATCATCGGTATCGCGCTGTTTTTCGCCTGCTATCAGGCTGAGGTGATTCGCGGTGGTTTACAGTCCGTTCCACGCGGGCAATACGAAGCGGCGATGGCGCTCAATCTCAACTATTGGCACACAACGACCAAAATTATCTTGCCGCAGGCGCTGCGCATCTGCCTACCCGCCATGACCAACCATATTATCGCCGCCATGAAGAACACCTCATTCGTCATCATTATCGGGCTGTTCGACATCCTCACTGCCACCAGTTCAGTAATGCAGGACCCGCTATGGCGGCGCTATTACATTGAAACCTATATTTTTATCTCGGCTATCTATCTGCTGTTTGGCTTCCTGCTCTCACGCTACGCGCTGTGGGTGGAAAAACGCATCGATGCCAGCCGTAACCCAGAAACGTATCACGGTTAAGCGATAGCCGTTGATGAAAACACCGACAGGAGCGTGGTTATCATGAGCTTAGCCGCAGACACTTCATTTACAAATCATGTAGTTAAAGACAATATCATCACAGACAACAACGTCATCATTGAGATCGACGCTGTCAGCAAATGGTATGGCGCGTTTCAGGCGCTGAATAACGTGACGCTTAACGTGCAGAAAGGCGAGCGTGTGGTGATTTGCGGCCCTTCCGGCTCAGGTAAATCCACACTTATTCGCTGTATTAACCGACTGGAAGAGCACCACGACGGCCATATCCGCGTGAATGGCATCGAAGTTAACGACAACATCAAGAACATCAACCGCGTGCGCTCCGGTATCGGTATGCTGTTCCAGCAGTTCAACCTGTTTCCCCATCTGAGCGTGCTGGATAACCTGACGATTGGCCCGACGCTGGTCAAACAGCGTAAGAAGCAGGAAGCCATCGATTTAGCGATGCACTATCTGGAGAAGGTGCATATCGCCAATCAGGCACATAAATTCCCGCTCCAGCTCTCTGGCGGCCAACAGCAGCGTGTGGCGATTGCCCGGGCGCTGTGTATGCAGCCGGAAATCATGCTGTTTGACGAACCCACTTCAGCGCTGGATCCAGAGATGATTAAAGAAGTGTTGGATGTGATGCTGGATCTGGCGGAGTCGGGTATGACGATGATCGTCGTCACCCATGAGATGGGCTTTGCCAAGACGGTCGCTGACAAGGTGATTCTGATGGCCGACGGCAGCATCGTTGAGTCCGCCCCGCCGCAGGACTTCTTCAACACGCCCTCACATCCGCGCACGCGCCAGTTCCTGGATCAGATTCTAAGCCATTAATAGGCAAAAATATCCGCGCCGGAGAACCGGCGCGGATAGCATTGAGCAATCGGGAATTAGCGGGAAGAGAGCTGTTCTAAGCTCTGTTTCGCGACCTGATATAAATAGTGCGCAGTTGGGAACAGTGCGCTGTCGTCAACGCGGAATTTCGGGTGGTGTAGTGCATAAGGTCCGCCGGAGCCAACCATCATGAACGTACCCGGCAGTTTCTGCTGATAGAACGCAAAATCTTCACCAATCGGGCTGGCTTCCACACGGCGCGCTTCAAAGCCTTCGTCACTTGCCACGTTCAGTGCAAACTCAACCCACTCTGGCGTATTGATCACCGATGGCGGCCCTGCGTGCCACAGGAACTCAATTTCCGCGCCAAAGGTGCTGGCGATACCCGAAACGATTTGGCGGAAACGCTGCTCAATCAAATCACGCGCGTCCTGATTAAACGTTCTGACCGTGCCTTCGACATAGGCCGTGTCGGGAATAACGTTCCAGGTGCTGCCGCTATGAACCTGAGTAATTGACACCACCGCGTTATTGTCGGACGACACCGTGCGGCTGATGATGGTTTGCACCGCAGAAATCAACTGACCCAGAATGATAATCGGATCGTTGCCTTCATGTGGCTTCGCAGCGTGGCAGCCTTTCGCCGCAATTTTGATCTCAAAACGGTCAACGCCCGCCGTCAATGCGCCGTCTT contains these protein-coding regions:
- a CDS encoding amino acid ABC transporter permease, with the translated sequence MLFPVLSLSAVPSRLRTPLLWLRRHLFSSGPQTVLTLLLMVLMWNIGNKLLHWGILDAVWYTTDPDVCRVAAGACWAVIVEKHRPILFGLYPYDEHWRLVLAMGIWFLALGLSLMPRFWYSRILLPLWIAAVIGIAILMFGGLFGLSYVPSSEWGGLPLTILLFSGTVVIGMPVSVLLALGRRSPLPFLRGLSVVFIEGLRGVPLITILFVAVNVFPLFLPAGMEINKLLRIIIGIALFFACYQAEVIRGGLQSVPRGQYEAAMALNLNYWHTTTKIILPQALRICLPAMTNHIIAAMKNTSFVIIIGLFDILTATSSVMQDPLWRRYYIETYIFISAIYLLFGFLLSRYALWVEKRIDASRNPETYHG
- a CDS encoding amino acid ABC transporter ATP-binding protein, with amino-acid sequence MSLAADTSFTNHVVKDNIITDNNVIIEIDAVSKWYGAFQALNNVTLNVQKGERVVICGPSGSGKSTLIRCINRLEEHHDGHIRVNGIEVNDNIKNINRVRSGIGMLFQQFNLFPHLSVLDNLTIGPTLVKQRKKQEAIDLAMHYLEKVHIANQAHKFPLQLSGGQQQRVAIARALCMQPEIMLFDEPTSALDPEMIKEVLDVMLDLAESGMTMIVVTHEMGFAKTVADKVILMADGSIVESAPPQDFFNTPSHPRTRQFLDQILSH
- a CDS encoding M20 peptidase aminoacylase family protein, with protein sequence MKTAPQHEPLAQFIQAFRHDLHRNPELSNQEFETTKKIRAVLEKEGIRVLDLPLKTGLVAEVGGLQDGPLVVVRSDIDALPIEEESGVEFTSLNKGVMHACGHDFHSSAALGAAILLKKIEPELKGTVRILFQAAEETGLGAPEVIAVGALDNAVAIFGIHNDPTLPVGVIGGKDGALTAGVDRFEIKIAAKGCHAAKPHEGNDPIIILGQLISAVQTIISRTVSSDNNAVVSITQVHSGSTWNVIPDTAYVEGTVRTFNQDARDLIEQRFRQIVSGIASTFGAEIEFLWHAGPPSVINTPEWVEFALNVASDEGFEARRVEASPIGEDFAFYQQKLPGTFMMVGSGGPYALHHPKFRVDDSALFPTAHYLYQVAKQSLEQLSSR
- a CDS encoding sulfite exporter TauE/SafE family protein, translating into MLHLVPPDISPIFAGILIFCSFLTSALTAALGLGGGVTLLAIMGLGMPVSSLLPVHGIVQLGSNLSRSLIQRLYIVWPLALWFFIGSVIGIALGAPVAVWLPDSVAKIALASFILWSVFRKRTTPKPVNRLFFILGGALTSLGTMVVGATGPMVAGLISSQGVTKKPLIATHALCMVLQHGLKILAFGMMGFAYHDWLPMLAAMIVSGVLGTWLGTRLLDNLPEKLFRTTFRLTMLLLSAQLMWQGVQGLIAR
- a CDS encoding amino acid ABC transporter permease, translated to MKSPDKTLLPASATPWSGMPSHSRHLLNAFDSKSLRAWIYQCLLGLLIVAFSYWLYANVVENLRSQNIATGFGFLDHIAQFEIGEKLIAFTPRDSYLRALGVGLLNTLYVTLCGIALATLLGFSVGIARVSRNWLLARLAGGYIEMMRNIPVILQVIFWSVVIRNLPSPRDAIELGSLGFLTNRGLSFAVPAAHHGWLLAGTALLAAALISLILKRVARYVRESRGRSLPTGRLTLVAFIGLPLLVWWLSGAPAELDRPILRSFNFRGGFTVSPEFTALLLGIALYSSAFIAEIVRAGIQSIPKGQLEAARALSFSPWHMMRHIIIPQAMRVIVPPLTSQYVSLSKNSSIAVVVGYPELANISNTLMNQTGQALEVIAIMMVVYLTVSIVTSLLMNLFNRAVAIKER
- a CDS encoding amino acid ABC transporter substrate-binding protein, whose amino-acid sequence is MLRKLLSLTTATALTLGGLLLPVAHANAADAGNGETLKKIKARGELVCGVHPARHGFSAIDSKGQWTGLDVDYCRALAAAIFGDASKVRFAALSTAQRFPAIQSGEVDVLSRNITADLSRDTSLGLNFAPPTFYTGTGFMVRTSANVKKVEDLDGATVCITPGSSTERNVAQIFASRNLHYTPVVIENNKEYVAAYLSGRCDVIARDKVALPGVRTFDAEKPSDHVILPGIYSKEPLAMAVRQGDDQWYDIVKWVVYATFNAEEMEIGQQNVDSKLKSTDPDVQALLGTTGDYGQKLGLNNQWAYNLIKQVGNYGDIYNRHFGPDTPAPLERDLNNLWTKGGLLYGLPIR